In one Novosphingopyxis iocasae genomic region, the following are encoded:
- a CDS encoding LysM peptidoglycan-binding domain-containing M23 family metallopeptidase produces the protein MGAGVAAAMLSACIPSVQAPARRAAAPPASTPFKPGPLLETNDGALVAPPRPTWDGGQVVKRDSAVKPGEYVVRAGDTLRGIGNRTGAGSEAIAAANNLPPPFTIYPGQRLIIPGGRYHSVAAGETGIAIAQAYGVRWADMVALNGLEEPYILRIGQKLQVPEGAATMQPVRTAAAPIPSGAPAAVTSDQASALERRAAAFSIGIDDIVTGSQPALAEGRRATAAVAKPQQAVATAIAQPAVFNGRFAWPVRGRLLSSFGSNKDGRINDGINIAAKAGTPVLSAGSGVVAYSGDEIGVFGGLVLIDHGGGWITAYGHLGRLDVVRGEKVGAGEPIGTVGQTGYVSEPQLHFEIRQKRKPIDPASKLPSS, from the coding sequence ATGGGCGCAGGAGTGGCGGCTGCCATGCTGTCCGCTTGCATTCCGTCCGTTCAGGCCCCCGCACGCCGCGCTGCCGCACCGCCGGCGTCCACCCCTTTCAAGCCCGGTCCGCTTCTGGAAACCAATGACGGCGCGCTCGTCGCCCCGCCGCGTCCCACATGGGACGGCGGCCAGGTGGTGAAGCGGGACAGCGCCGTGAAGCCTGGCGAATATGTCGTGCGCGCGGGCGATACGCTGCGCGGGATCGGCAACCGCACCGGCGCGGGATCGGAGGCGATTGCTGCCGCCAACAATCTGCCGCCGCCGTTCACCATCTATCCGGGACAGCGCCTGATCATTCCCGGCGGGCGCTATCACAGCGTTGCCGCTGGAGAGACCGGCATTGCCATTGCGCAGGCTTATGGCGTGCGCTGGGCGGATATGGTTGCGCTGAACGGGCTGGAGGAACCTTACATTTTGCGCATCGGGCAGAAGCTGCAGGTGCCAGAAGGCGCTGCTACGATGCAGCCCGTACGCACCGCCGCCGCACCCATCCCATCTGGAGCGCCCGCCGCTGTTACTTCCGATCAGGCCAGCGCTCTGGAACGCCGCGCCGCTGCCTTCAGCATCGGGATCGACGATATCGTCACCGGCAGCCAGCCTGCGCTGGCGGAAGGACGGCGCGCTACCGCCGCCGTCGCCAAGCCGCAGCAGGCCGTGGCCACCGCGATTGCGCAGCCTGCCGTTTTCAATGGACGCTTTGCTTGGCCAGTGCGCGGGCGGCTGCTCTCCAGCTTCGGTTCGAACAAGGATGGGCGGATCAATGATGGCATCAATATCGCGGCCAAGGCCGGTACGCCGGTGCTATCCGCAGGCAGCGGTGTGGTGGCCTATTCGGGCGATGAGATCGGCGTGTTCGGCGGGCTTGTGCTGATCGATCATGGCGGCGGCTGGATTACCGCTTACGGTCATCTTGGCCGGCTGGACGTGGTGCGCGGCGAAAAGGTCGGCGCCGGTGAGCCGATCGGCACCGTCGGCCAGACCGGTTATGTCAGTGAGCCCCAATTGCATTTCGAAATCCGCCAGAAGCGCAAACCCATCGATCCCGCCAGCAAGTTGCCGAGCAGCTGA
- the surE gene encoding 5'/3'-nucleotidase SurE, which translates to MRILLTNDDGIHAPGLKVLEEIAAELSDDIWVVAPSEEQSGAGHSLTLTRPVRLRKHGERRFSVSGTPTDSVMMGLSQVLGADRRPDLILSGVNRGANLGDDVTYSGTVSAAVEGALAGIRSIALSQVYSKEGMGDEVPFAAARNWGAKVIRPLLNMDFARRTLVNVNFPPVAADAVQGVRIVRQGFHDYRRSSIVKGTDPRGYDYYWFGLQGVEHTPGKETDLEAIGDGFVSITPLQLDLTHDASLGRLADAYSGL; encoded by the coding sequence ATGCGGATACTTCTGACCAATGACGACGGCATCCATGCCCCCGGCCTCAAGGTGCTGGAGGAAATTGCGGCAGAGCTTTCGGACGACATCTGGGTGGTCGCCCCATCCGAGGAGCAGTCTGGCGCGGGCCATTCGCTCACGCTGACGCGGCCGGTGCGCCTGCGCAAACATGGTGAGCGGCGCTTCTCTGTCAGCGGTACGCCCACCGACTCGGTGATGATGGGGCTGAGCCAGGTTCTGGGGGCGGATCGCCGCCCGGACCTTATCCTGTCGGGCGTCAATCGCGGCGCCAACCTTGGCGATGACGTTACCTATTCGGGCACCGTCTCCGCAGCGGTGGAGGGCGCGCTGGCCGGTATCCGGTCAATCGCGCTCAGCCAGGTCTATTCCAAGGAAGGCATGGGCGATGAAGTGCCCTTCGCCGCGGCGCGCAACTGGGGTGCCAAGGTTATTCGTCCGCTGCTGAACATGGACTTCGCGCGCCGTACATTGGTCAACGTCAATTTCCCCCCGGTCGCCGCCGATGCGGTTCAGGGCGTGCGCATCGTCCGGCAGGGGTTTCACGATTATCGCCGCTCCAGCATCGTCAAGGGCACCGATCCGCGCGGCTATGACTATTACTGGTTCGGCCTGCAGGGCGTGGAGCATACGCCCGGTAAGGAAACCGATCTGGAGGCGATTGGCGACGGTTTCGTATCGATCACGCCGTTGCAGCTGGATCTGACGCACGACGCCTCGCTCGGGCGTCTCGCGGACGCCTATTCGGGTCTCTAG